Proteins co-encoded in one Capnocytophaga ochracea DSM 7271 genomic window:
- a CDS encoding fumarylacetoacetate hydrolase family protein, whose amino-acid sequence MKIICIGKNYRETIEIFDKTTVQPIVVFMKPDTAIHNLEIPYYIPDFTKDLHYEIELVLKINQNGKCISEKFAHKYYDEIAVGIDFTACDLQAELSQKGLPWELAKAFDGSAIVGKFVSKETIESSSSIQFHLDKNGSTVQEGNTTQMLRSFDVIISEVSQFFTLRKGDLIFTGTPKGAGRVATGNVLEGFLMGEKGFSLKIR is encoded by the coding sequence ATGAAAATTATTTGTATAGGTAAAAATTACCGCGAGACTATCGAAATATTTGATAAAACAACGGTTCAGCCCATAGTGGTATTTATGAAGCCTGATACGGCTATTCACAATCTTGAGATTCCTTACTACATTCCTGATTTTACAAAGGATTTACACTACGAAATAGAGTTAGTACTCAAAATCAACCAGAATGGAAAGTGCATTTCGGAAAAATTTGCACATAAGTATTACGACGAGATTGCGGTGGGCATTGACTTTACCGCTTGCGACCTGCAAGCGGAATTGAGCCAAAAAGGACTACCGTGGGAGCTAGCGAAGGCTTTTGATGGCTCAGCTATCGTAGGGAAGTTTGTCTCTAAAGAAACAATTGAGAGTTCTTCCTCTATTCAGTTTCACTTAGATAAAAATGGCTCTACTGTACAAGAGGGCAATACGACACAAATGCTTAGAAGCTTTGACGTTATCATCTCGGAGGTATCTCAGTTCTTTACCCTTCGCAAAGGCGACCTTATCTTTACGGGAACACCTAAAGGTGCAGGGAGAGTAGCAACAGGTAATGTGTTAGAAGGATTTTTAATGGGAGAGAAAGGATTTAGTTTGAAAATTAGATAA
- a CDS encoding diadenylate cyclase: MKLFDILDFTIVDAIDIVLFAALLYYLYRLIRGTVAINIFMGIVIIYLIWKITEALQMQLLSSILGQFIGVGVFALIVVFQQEIRRFLLTIGSTNITARNKLHRAFHFFKEKEILLNIESLINVCQKLASTNTGALIVLEHNMPLDFVTQTGDKVNIEFSEPIIESIFYKNSPLHDGAIVIKGNHIIATRVILPVASEINLPKRYGLRHRAAISITEKTDATALVVSEETGHISYFKNGAFVKFKNNDELIKAVQSDF, translated from the coding sequence ATGAAACTATTCGATATTTTAGACTTTACAATCGTCGATGCGATTGACATAGTGCTGTTTGCAGCTCTCCTGTACTACCTCTACCGATTGATTCGAGGCACGGTAGCCATTAATATTTTTATGGGTATTGTGATTATCTACTTGATATGGAAGATTACCGAAGCTTTGCAAATGCAGTTGCTTAGTAGTATATTAGGTCAGTTCATTGGGGTAGGAGTCTTCGCACTGATAGTTGTATTCCAGCAGGAAATACGTCGCTTCTTGCTCACCATTGGTTCTACCAATATCACTGCGCGCAACAAGTTACACCGTGCTTTTCACTTCTTCAAAGAGAAGGAAATTCTGCTTAATATTGAGAGTTTGATAAATGTATGTCAGAAGTTAGCCAGTACCAATACAGGGGCACTTATTGTTTTGGAACACAATATGCCTCTCGACTTTGTAACCCAAACTGGCGACAAGGTGAATATAGAGTTCTCCGAGCCTATTATCGAAAGTATCTTTTATAAGAATAGTCCGCTACACGATGGAGCCATTGTGATAAAGGGTAATCATATTATAGCTACAAGGGTAATACTGCCTGTTGCAAGTGAAATCAACTTGCCTAAACGCTATGGTTTGCGTCATCGTGCCGCCATTTCTATCACCGAAAAAACAGACGCTACTGCCTTAGTCGTTTCTGAAGAAACCGGACACATTTCCTACTTCAAGAATGGTGCCTTTGTAAAATTCAAGAATAACGATGAACTCATCAAAGCTGTACAATCCGATTTTTAA
- the folP gene encoding dihydropteroate synthase, translating to MTINCKGELLSMDTPRVMGILNHTPDSFYEGSRVTEKTLLQRAETMLAQGADFIDVGGYSTRPNAPEVSQTEELSRVVPVVRSLVQHFPEIRISVDTFRSEVARQSLLEGACIINDISAGLLDEQMLATVAQFQVPYIAMHLVGTPQTMQQHTDYKDIISDMRYYFSERKALALQAGINDFIVDVGFGFSKTLDQNYEVLKHLELFHSFGCPLLVGFSRKSMLYKLLETDPAGALNATTVVNTIALMKGAHILRVHDVKEAKECVTLFEKIQ from the coding sequence ATGACAATAAACTGTAAAGGAGAGCTTCTCTCTATGGATACCCCGCGAGTGATGGGAATCCTTAATCATACCCCCGACTCTTTCTACGAAGGAAGTCGTGTAACCGAAAAAACACTCTTACAACGCGCAGAAACAATGCTCGCTCAGGGCGCAGATTTTATTGATGTGGGTGGTTATAGCACCCGCCCCAATGCACCCGAAGTCTCACAAACCGAAGAACTCAGTAGGGTAGTGCCCGTAGTGCGCTCTTTGGTGCAACATTTCCCCGAGATACGTATCTCGGTAGATACTTTCCGCAGTGAGGTAGCACGCCAATCGCTCTTAGAAGGGGCTTGTATTATCAATGATATTTCTGCCGGACTCTTAGATGAGCAGATGTTGGCTACAGTAGCGCAATTTCAGGTGCCTTATATTGCGATGCACCTCGTAGGTACACCCCAAACAATGCAACAGCACACTGATTATAAGGATATCATCAGTGATATGCGCTACTATTTTTCTGAGCGCAAAGCTTTAGCTTTGCAAGCGGGGATTAACGATTTTATAGTAGATGTAGGCTTTGGTTTCTCTAAAACCTTAGACCAGAATTACGAAGTGTTGAAGCACTTAGAGCTATTCCATAGCTTTGGTTGTCCGCTATTGGTAGGTTTTTCCCGCAAGTCGATGTTGTACAAATTGTTAGAAACTGACCCTGCTGGTGCGCTGAATGCTACGACAGTAGTCAATACCATAGCCCTGATGAAAGGGGCACACATTTTGCGGGTACACGATGTAAAAGAAGCTAAAGAATGTGTAACACTCTTTGAAAAAATACAATGA
- a CDS encoding L-serine ammonia-lyase, with protein MEQISVFDMLKIGVGPSSSHTLGPWRAAEAFLKELREKHLLTRTTKVHVDLYGSLSLTGKGHATDLAVMLGLSGADPEYVPIESLDVIITAITNNQELYLGNESIISFNPKEDIIFNRDFLPFHPNGLTFTAEGEGFSYASTFYSVGGGFIVKEGEQATAKEDTQRNFPFPIDKAEQLISYCCQEGKKISEIVYENEKALRTEEQIHSELMRIWHTMLECTYIGCHTEGVLPGGLHVRRRAYDIHKNLIGVVTYDSPENWLNSIKKTNIKFREILKWVSCFSLAVNEVNASLGRVVTAPTNGSAGVIPAVLLYYITIENQQATEEQIQQFLLVAGEIGSLFKKGATISAAMGGCQAEIGVSSAMAAGALCELLGGSPEQVLIAAEIAMEHHLGLTCDPIGGLVQIPCIERNAMGAIKAINAAELAIETDPKNAKVPLDKVINTMWQTAKDMNSKYKETSEGGLAVAVNMADC; from the coding sequence ATGGAGCAGATAAGTGTATTCGATATGCTAAAAATAGGGGTAGGTCCTTCCAGCTCTCACACTTTAGGTCCTTGGCGTGCTGCTGAGGCTTTCCTCAAAGAATTGAGAGAGAAGCACCTCCTAACCCGCACAACCAAAGTGCACGTAGATTTATACGGCTCACTCTCTCTCACAGGCAAAGGTCACGCTACCGATTTGGCAGTAATGTTAGGTCTCAGTGGTGCCGACCCTGAGTATGTGCCTATCGAGAGTTTAGATGTGATTATTACGGCTATTACTAATAATCAAGAGCTCTATTTGGGCAATGAGAGCATCATTAGCTTCAATCCTAAGGAAGACATTATTTTCAATAGAGATTTTTTGCCTTTTCACCCCAATGGTCTTACTTTTACAGCTGAAGGCGAGGGGTTCAGTTATGCTTCTACTTTCTACTCAGTAGGAGGTGGTTTTATAGTAAAAGAAGGAGAACAAGCAACAGCCAAGGAAGATACTCAGCGAAATTTCCCTTTTCCTATTGATAAAGCTGAGCAGCTCATTAGCTATTGTTGCCAAGAAGGAAAGAAAATATCCGAAATCGTCTATGAAAACGAAAAAGCCTTGCGTACTGAGGAGCAAATCCATAGCGAACTGATGCGTATATGGCATACTATGTTGGAATGTACTTATATAGGTTGTCATACCGAGGGTGTACTCCCTGGCGGTTTACACGTGCGCCGTCGTGCTTATGATATCCACAAGAACCTCATAGGGGTAGTAACCTACGATAGTCCAGAGAATTGGCTGAACTCTATCAAGAAAACGAATATCAAGTTTCGCGAAATCCTTAAATGGGTAAGTTGTTTTTCGCTGGCAGTTAATGAAGTGAATGCTTCGTTGGGGCGTGTAGTTACGGCACCTACCAATGGTAGTGCAGGGGTGATTCCCGCCGTGCTACTCTACTACATAACCATCGAAAACCAACAAGCTACCGAGGAGCAGATTCAGCAATTCCTATTGGTAGCGGGCGAAATAGGCAGTCTCTTCAAAAAAGGAGCAACCATCTCAGCAGCTATGGGCGGTTGTCAAGCCGAAATAGGTGTATCTTCCGCAATGGCGGCAGGTGCGCTCTGCGAACTCTTGGGTGGTTCTCCGGAGCAGGTACTCATCGCTGCCGAAATAGCAATGGAACACCACTTGGGGCTTACTTGCGACCCTATTGGCGGATTGGTGCAAATCCCTTGTATCGAGCGCAATGCTATGGGGGCAATCAAAGCAATTAACGCTGCCGAATTGGCTATCGAAACCGACCCTAAGAATGCGAAAGTGCCCTTAGACAAGGTTATCAATACTATGTGGCAAACTGCCAAAGATATGAACTCTAAATACAAAGAAACCTCAGAAGGGGGCTTAGCGGTAGCTGTAAATATGGCCGACTGCTAA
- a CDS encoding AsmA family protein yields MKIAKKILKWGGITLLLLIIAMIAIPFFFKDTIKEKVIEMANENLKANIGLQDVDISLFKNFPKARVTLNDFVLVNKEPFVGDTLFAAKHIDVTLSIKDLLAGNYNLLGANVKDASVYIHLNKEGEGNYDIAIPSDKPEEESAPIKLDIQRYNVENLKFTFKMDDGNLFMEVADIYHSGKGNFAEEVLDLDTQTKANLTFAMGKSTFMKRVPITLQAILGIDLKNQKYTFKQNKATVNRLDLVFDGFIQLLEEGQHYDLTFSTPTNSFQNFLALIPEEYSKSIENVKTTGNLTLKGFAKGDMVGDKIPTFGLEMYADNASFKYPNLPKTVRDITIDLKVNNATGITNDTKVNLNKFTMSIDQDHFSARANVSNVVVNPFVDMAVKGTINLANLSQAYPISLNKKLAGILRADIATQLDMKSVEAKNYQKIKAQGNLSLSQFVYAGEEFVKPFHIDNLNVAFNPSHIGLSKFDARTGDSDLHLTGTIDNLYGFAFRKEILKGNFNLSSNKLVVNDFMQPATESSAPAKQETKEAPKANKTSTKEAAIKVPAFLDCALTAKANTVLYDNLKLSNVSGKLIIKDQKVTLENLKSDIFGGNIALTGDVSTKEKVPTFDVDLNLNRLNISDAFTQITMLEKIAPIAKAVQGKVNTVINVKGNLKNDLTPQINSISGDLFAALIDSKIDSHGSPLLSALDSQFTGLNLANLNLKDVKAAVDFEDGKVKIKPFTIKYKDVAIEVAGSHGFDQQMNYKLTFNVPPQMLGKEAEGLLAKLTPENQKKINNLPVVATVGGTFKKPQVSTDAKAVVKNLATQIAKNQINNLTAKGTDALQKALGGKTSSGTASEITKTVGGLMKNKDSTMTKVKEKAKEEAKKEAKKQIGNFLRGLGKKEGEE; encoded by the coding sequence ATGAAAATAGCTAAAAAAATACTGAAATGGGGAGGTATAACCCTATTGCTCCTCATCATCGCAATGATTGCTATTCCTTTTTTCTTTAAAGATACTATCAAGGAAAAGGTTATTGAGATGGCAAATGAAAACTTAAAGGCGAACATCGGATTGCAAGATGTTGATATTAGTCTGTTTAAGAACTTTCCTAAGGCACGCGTTACCCTCAACGATTTTGTTTTGGTAAACAAAGAGCCTTTCGTAGGTGATACACTTTTTGCTGCTAAACACATAGATGTAACGCTTAGCATCAAAGATTTATTAGCGGGCAACTACAATTTGTTAGGAGCTAATGTGAAAGATGCTTCGGTGTATATACACCTTAACAAGGAGGGAGAAGGCAACTATGATATCGCTATTCCTTCGGATAAACCTGAGGAAGAGTCTGCACCTATAAAACTAGATATTCAGCGGTACAATGTAGAAAATCTGAAATTTACTTTCAAAATGGACGACGGCAACCTCTTTATGGAAGTAGCCGATATTTACCACAGCGGGAAAGGAAACTTTGCCGAAGAGGTATTGGACTTAGACACTCAGACGAAAGCCAACCTAACTTTTGCAATGGGTAAGAGCACTTTTATGAAGCGAGTGCCTATCACCTTGCAGGCTATTTTGGGCATCGACCTCAAAAATCAGAAATATACTTTCAAGCAAAACAAAGCTACTGTAAATCGTTTGGATTTGGTATTCGATGGTTTTATTCAGTTATTGGAGGAAGGACAACATTACGACCTTACTTTTAGCACCCCTACCAATTCATTTCAAAACTTTTTAGCGCTCATTCCCGAAGAGTACTCTAAAAGCATTGAGAATGTAAAAACCACAGGAAATCTGACCCTGAAAGGGTTTGCCAAAGGTGATATGGTAGGTGATAAAATCCCTACTTTCGGACTTGAAATGTATGCAGACAATGCTTCTTTTAAATATCCGAACCTGCCTAAAACGGTGCGTGACATCACTATCGACCTAAAAGTAAACAACGCTACGGGTATTACCAACGATACCAAAGTGAACCTCAACAAATTTACGATGAGCATAGACCAAGACCATTTTTCGGCTCGTGCCAATGTGAGCAATGTGGTAGTAAACCCGTTTGTGGATATGGCAGTAAAAGGGACTATTAACTTGGCAAACTTATCGCAAGCATACCCTATTTCGTTAAACAAGAAGTTGGCAGGAATCTTACGTGCTGATATAGCGACACAATTGGATATGAAATCGGTAGAGGCTAAGAATTATCAAAAAATTAAAGCGCAAGGTAATTTGTCGCTTTCTCAGTTTGTATATGCAGGTGAGGAGTTTGTAAAACCTTTCCATATTGATAACTTAAACGTAGCCTTTAATCCGTCGCACATAGGGCTTTCAAAATTTGATGCTCGCACAGGTGATAGCGACTTACACCTTACTGGAACGATAGATAATCTGTACGGTTTTGCTTTCAGAAAAGAAATACTCAAAGGAAACTTTAATCTATCTTCGAACAAGTTAGTAGTAAACGATTTTATGCAACCCGCAACAGAATCGTCTGCTCCTGCGAAACAAGAAACCAAAGAAGCACCTAAAGCTAATAAGACCTCTACAAAAGAAGCGGCTATAAAAGTACCTGCTTTCTTAGATTGTGCGCTTACTGCAAAAGCCAATACGGTGTTATACGACAATTTGAAATTGAGTAATGTATCGGGTAAACTGATTATAAAAGACCAAAAAGTAACCTTAGAGAACTTAAAATCAGATATTTTTGGAGGAAATATAGCTCTTACAGGAGATGTATCGACCAAAGAAAAAGTACCTACCTTTGACGTAGACTTGAACCTCAACCGCCTTAACATATCCGATGCTTTTACGCAAATTACTATGCTCGAAAAGATAGCGCCTATTGCTAAAGCTGTACAAGGGAAAGTGAATACGGTTATCAACGTAAAAGGTAATTTGAAAAACGATTTAACTCCTCAAATTAACAGTATCTCGGGCGACCTATTCGCAGCACTTATCGACTCTAAGATTGACAGCCACGGTTCTCCCCTACTCTCAGCTTTAGACAGCCAATTTACAGGTTTAAATTTAGCCAATCTCAACCTAAAAGATGTGAAAGCAGCGGTTGATTTTGAAGATGGAAAAGTAAAAATCAAGCCTTTTACTATCAAATATAAAGATGTAGCCATAGAGGTAGCAGGTTCTCACGGATTTGACCAACAGATGAATTACAAGCTCACCTTTAATGTACCGCCTCAAATGTTGGGTAAAGAAGCAGAAGGTTTGTTAGCAAAACTGACTCCTGAAAACCAGAAAAAGATAAACAACTTGCCTGTGGTAGCAACCGTAGGTGGAACTTTCAAAAAACCACAAGTAAGCACCGATGCTAAAGCCGTAGTAAAAAATTTGGCTACCCAAATAGCTAAAAACCAAATTAACAACCTTACCGCTAAAGGCACTGACGCACTACAAAAGGCTTTAGGAGGTAAAACAAGTTCGGGTACAGCAAGCGAAATAACTAAAACCGTGGGAGGACTGATGAAGAACAAAGACAGCACAATGACTAAAGTGAAAGAGAAAGCCAAAGAAGAGGCTAAAAAAGAAGCCAAAAAACAAATAGGCAATTTCCTCAGAGGTTTGGGTAAAAAAGAAGGAGAAGAATAA
- the gpmA gene encoding 2,3-diphosphoglycerate-dependent phosphoglycerate mutase, protein MYKVVLLRHGQSEWNKLNLFTGWQDVDLTEQGVQEAREAGRVMKEEGFKFDVAYTSVLKRAIKTLNNALEAMGDLWVPTHKSWRLNEKSYGALQGLNKAETAAKYGEDQVLLWRRSYDVRPPLIEESDERHPSHDRRYASLTKEEKTAGESLKDCYDRMLPIWFNEIAPDIKAGKSVIIAAHGNSLRSLVQYLDGLSKEEILKLNIPTGVPLVYELDANLKPIKHYYLGDQEAIAAAINSVANQGKSK, encoded by the coding sequence ATGTATAAAGTAGTACTTTTACGCCACGGGCAAAGTGAATGGAACAAGCTCAACTTATTCACAGGGTGGCAAGATGTAGATTTAACAGAGCAAGGCGTACAAGAAGCACGTGAAGCAGGACGCGTAATGAAAGAAGAAGGCTTCAAATTTGATGTTGCCTATACTTCAGTGCTCAAAAGAGCTATCAAAACCTTGAACAATGCTTTGGAGGCAATGGGCGACCTTTGGGTGCCTACACACAAAAGCTGGAGACTCAATGAAAAGAGTTACGGGGCGCTACAAGGTTTGAACAAAGCTGAAACTGCTGCTAAATACGGTGAAGACCAAGTACTTTTGTGGAGACGCTCTTACGATGTTCGCCCTCCACTTATTGAAGAATCAGACGAACGTCACCCCTCACACGACCGTCGTTACGCTTCACTTACCAAAGAAGAAAAAACAGCAGGCGAAAGTTTGAAAGATTGTTATGACCGTATGTTGCCTATATGGTTTAACGAAATTGCGCCAGACATTAAAGCAGGCAAGAGTGTGATTATCGCAGCACACGGTAACAGCTTGCGTTCTTTGGTACAATACCTCGACGGGCTTTCAAAAGAAGAAATCTTAAAGCTCAATATCCCAACGGGAGTACCTTTGGTATATGAACTCGATGCTAATTTGAAACCTATCAAACATTATTATTTAGGCGACCAAGAAGCTATTGCAGCCGCTATCAACAGCGTGGCGAATCAAGGTAAATCAAAATAA
- a CDS encoding N-acetylmuramoyl-L-alanine amidase family protein: MKFIYILLFSLCSSTFSLFYGQKNPVFKVVLDAGHGGKDPGKVVQKNIFEKDVVLKIVLLVGKKLEAYPDIKVIYTRKTDVLIDLYERGAIANRNKADVFVSVHCNAHETQVDGAETYVLGLHANQQNFEVAKAENSVIYLEDDYKKKYAKYNINSPESVIGLSIMQEEFLEQSIQLAKLVQNQLTGVMKRTNRGVRQAGFIVLHQTYMPSILIETAFLTNNEERKFLTSAKGQEEFAENIAEAILAYKKWIEDKSSYTTPDDSISQVREKSNTPRQSTSNSTINNSDLSYKVQISSSPKNLETKAFNFKGLSPISVEKDGRVYVYYYGDTSKHREALELLNKAKKKGYKDAYIVAFYQKKRITVERAKQIEK; encoded by the coding sequence ATGAAATTTATATACATTCTTCTTTTTTCACTATGCAGTAGTACTTTTAGTCTGTTTTATGGACAGAAGAACCCTGTGTTTAAAGTAGTTTTAGATGCGGGTCACGGAGGTAAAGACCCCGGTAAAGTAGTACAGAAAAACATCTTTGAGAAAGATGTGGTGCTGAAAATAGTATTATTAGTAGGCAAAAAGTTAGAGGCTTACCCTGATATAAAGGTGATTTACACTCGCAAAACCGATGTGCTAATTGACCTTTATGAGCGTGGAGCTATTGCCAACAGGAACAAAGCCGATGTATTCGTTTCAGTACACTGCAACGCTCACGAAACACAAGTAGACGGTGCGGAAACATATGTATTAGGGCTACACGCCAACCAGCAGAACTTTGAGGTTGCCAAAGCCGAAAACTCGGTAATCTACTTGGAAGATGATTACAAAAAGAAATACGCTAAGTACAATATCAACTCACCTGAATCGGTAATAGGGCTATCTATTATGCAAGAAGAGTTCTTGGAGCAGAGCATTCAGCTAGCTAAGTTAGTGCAAAACCAACTCACAGGAGTGATGAAACGCACTAACAGAGGCGTGCGCCAAGCGGGATTCATCGTCTTGCACCAAACCTATATGCCCAGTATTCTTATAGAAACAGCATTCCTTACTAACAACGAGGAACGCAAATTCCTCACCTCGGCTAAGGGGCAAGAAGAGTTTGCAGAGAACATTGCTGAGGCGATACTCGCTTACAAGAAATGGATAGAAGACAAAAGTTCTTATACTACCCCTGACGACAGTATTTCACAAGTAAGAGAAAAAAGTAATACCCCAAGACAAAGTACAAGTAATAGCACTATCAACAACAGCGATTTGAGCTATAAAGTACAGATATCATCAAGCCCTAAAAATTTAGAAACAAAGGCTTTTAACTTCAAAGGACTCTCGCCTATATCGGTTGAAAAAGATGGGCGTGTATATGTGTATTACTATGGTGATACTTCGAAGCACAGAGAAGCCCTTGAGCTACTGAACAAAGCAAAAAAAAAAGGGTATAAAGATGCTTATATCGTAGCTTTTTACCAAAAGAAACGCATTACAGTAGAAAGAGCTAAACAAATAGAAAAGTAA
- a CDS encoding MlaD family protein, which yields MKLSREIKTAIIVVAGIAAFYIGFNFLKSKSLFNKTNTYYAYFPHSGGLKTGTQITVNGVKVGSVEAVDLEEKSAKIKITMECSDDFKFSKNSVAELYNSLLGGAGLQIIPAFDNAPIAVSGDVLEARVQEDMLASISSSIKPTQDKLNRLLGQADTTLTGVNSVLDAKTTNNLKIAIAELSATMHNLNQASVNLNKMLVANQANLNATLSNANKITTDLSKVSGQLSEAELNKVIANAQTTLNNLNTLLAEVEGGKGTIGKLLKDETLYKDLDKSAKQLELLLQDLRLNPKRYLHFSVFGKKAKTYEPQDEEKGE from the coding sequence ATGAAACTATCCAGAGAAATAAAAACAGCTATTATAGTTGTGGCGGGTATTGCCGCTTTTTATATAGGCTTTAACTTCTTGAAGTCTAAATCATTATTTAATAAAACGAATACTTATTACGCTTATTTTCCTCATTCAGGAGGGTTAAAAACAGGTACACAAATCACTGTAAATGGGGTGAAAGTAGGGAGTGTGGAAGCAGTGGACTTAGAAGAGAAAAGTGCCAAGATAAAAATCACGATGGAGTGTTCAGACGATTTTAAGTTCTCTAAGAATAGTGTAGCCGAGCTTTACAACAGTTTGCTTGGAGGTGCAGGACTGCAAATTATTCCCGCCTTCGATAATGCTCCTATAGCCGTATCGGGAGATGTATTAGAAGCACGTGTACAAGAAGATATGCTCGCCTCTATCTCTTCGTCAATCAAACCTACACAAGACAAACTCAATCGCCTTTTAGGACAAGCCGATACCACTCTTACAGGAGTGAACAGTGTTTTAGATGCTAAAACTACTAACAATTTAAAAATTGCCATTGCCGAACTGAGCGCGACAATGCACAACCTAAATCAGGCATCAGTAAACCTCAATAAGATGTTGGTAGCTAATCAAGCCAATTTGAATGCTACTTTAAGTAATGCTAATAAAATCACTACTGATCTATCAAAAGTATCAGGACAGCTTTCGGAAGCTGAACTCAATAAAGTAATTGCCAATGCACAAACAACTCTTAACAACCTCAATACTCTTTTGGCTGAAGTAGAAGGAGGCAAGGGTACTATTGGAAAATTACTAAAAGACGAAACGCTCTATAAAGATTTAGACAAATCGGCTAAACAGCTCGAATTGCTCTTGCAAGACCTTCGTTTAAATCCTAAGCGTTATCTTCATTTCTCCGTTTTTGGTAAAAAAGCTAAAACATACGAGCCTCAAGACGAAGAAAAAGGAGAATAA
- a CDS encoding (Fe-S)-binding protein → MSFFPNIVFIILLCIGGGFFIYNIRKLIRNIRLGKLEDTSGNRKERLKNMLWLALGQRKMLVRPIVGVLHIIVYAGFLIINIELLEIITDGIIGTHRIFAFLGVFYNFLIASFEVLALLVIVAVTVFWIRRNVLKLPRFRKAEIRGWAKKDASNILYAEMAMMSLFLLMNAADGQLQTLHVTHYVQAGSFPVSEWLRPLLGNASVSTLIVVERSCWWLHITGVLCFLNYLYYSKHLHILLAFPNTYYAPIRPLGASKVNPAVTQEVKLMLDPNADPFATPQDTAPPDKFGASDVTDLTWLQLMNAYTCTECGRCTDECPANLTGKKLSPRAIMMKTRDRLEEVGRNIDKHGTFEPDGKQLLGDYITPEELWACTTCNACVEVCPVSISPLSIIMDMRQYLVMEESAAPTELNVMMTNIENNGAPWAYSQADRNITN, encoded by the coding sequence ATGAGCTTCTTTCCTAACATAGTATTTATAATACTTCTCTGTATAGGAGGAGGCTTTTTTATTTATAATATACGGAAACTCATTAGGAATATCCGTTTAGGCAAGCTGGAAGACACTTCTGGCAACCGCAAAGAGCGACTCAAAAATATGTTGTGGCTCGCTTTAGGGCAACGAAAAATGTTGGTGCGCCCCATAGTGGGTGTTTTGCATATTATTGTATATGCAGGTTTCTTGATTATCAACATCGAACTTTTAGAGATTATTACTGACGGTATCATAGGAACCCACCGCATATTTGCCTTCTTAGGGGTGTTTTACAACTTCTTGATAGCTTCTTTTGAGGTATTAGCTCTCTTAGTGATTGTAGCAGTAACCGTATTTTGGATAAGGAGAAACGTACTAAAACTACCACGCTTTCGCAAGGCAGAAATCAGAGGGTGGGCAAAAAAAGATGCAAGCAATATCCTTTATGCCGAAATGGCAATGATGAGTCTTTTCCTACTGATGAACGCTGCCGATGGTCAGCTACAAACATTACACGTAACCCACTATGTGCAAGCAGGTTCTTTTCCTGTGAGCGAATGGTTACGCCCCTTGTTAGGAAACGCTTCGGTAAGCACTCTTATAGTTGTAGAACGCAGTTGTTGGTGGTTACACATTACTGGGGTTTTATGCTTTTTAAACTACTTATATTACTCCAAACATCTACACATACTGTTAGCTTTCCCTAATACGTACTACGCACCTATTCGTCCGTTAGGAGCTTCTAAGGTAAACCCAGCGGTAACACAAGAGGTGAAACTAATGTTAGACCCCAATGCCGACCCTTTTGCAACACCACAAGACACAGCCCCTCCTGATAAGTTTGGAGCTTCGGACGTGACCGACCTCACTTGGTTACAGCTGATGAACGCCTATACTTGTACCGAGTGCGGGCGTTGTACCGATGAATGTCCGGCGAACCTCACCGGTAAAAAGCTTTCTCCTCGCGCGATTATGATGAAAACACGTGACCGCTTAGAAGAGGTAGGGCGCAATATCGACAAACACGGTACTTTTGAACCCGATGGCAAACAACTTTTAGGCGACTACATTACTCCTGAAGAACTATGGGCTTGTACCACTTGCAATGCTTGTGTGGAGGTCTGCCCTGTGAGCATCAGTCCGTTATCTATTATTATGGATATGAGGCAGTATTTGGTAATGGAAGAATCGGCAGCCCCTACCGAACTCAATGTGATGATGACTAATATAGAGAACAACGGAGCCCCTTGGGCGTATAGCCAAGCAGATAGAAACATCACAAATTAA